The proteins below are encoded in one region of Cucurbita pepo subsp. pepo cultivar mu-cu-16 chromosome LG10, ASM280686v2, whole genome shotgun sequence:
- the LOC111804496 gene encoding upstream activation factor subunit UAF30 — MLPQRMKTAITDNPKKLASLIDLVNLPSTLREFVGQSQISRLGCFKYVWSYIKTNNLQDPTNKNVVICDEKLKSILLGKSKIELAELPALIKLHFPKNPK; from the exons ATGCTGCCGCAACGGATGAAGACGGCCATTACAGATAACCCGAAGAAGCTTGCTAGCTTGATTGATCTCGTAAACCTTCCTTCAACTCTCAGGGAGTTTGTGGGACAGTCCCAAATTTCTCGTCTCGGCTGTTTCAAGTATGTGTGGTCATATATCAAAACCAATAATCTTCAG GATCCAACCAACAAGAATGTGGTCATTTGTGATGAGAAGTTAAAGAGTATATTGCTAGGCAAGTCCAAGATTGAGCTAGCCGAACTTCCCGCGCtgattaaattacattttccCAAGAACCCCAAGTGA